A genomic stretch from Desulfolutivibrio sulfodismutans DSM 3696 includes:
- a CDS encoding delta(1)-pyrroline-2-carboxylate reductase family protein: MMRLDAAQTASALPFDRLADALAEVLILKRRGGVSAPPRLHMPLPGGVLLVMPATDHQLLMVKRITVHSGNPGRGLPAIQGEVTVSDAATGKPLFELHGPTVTARRTAALSLLAARLLAKSPTGPLVVVGAGVQARTHALAFHEGLGVKACAVSSRTAAKAEALAQSLRQAGLDAKAVDAQELSGMLSESSLVVTATTATDPVIPDRVADDAFLAAVGSFSPRAAEIPAGLVRRSQVYVDDLKAAQEEAGDLIRAGVDFGRITPLEDVADGAAQGPDSGKGPVLFKSVGHALFDLAAARLAMCSLSAASPAS; encoded by the coding sequence ATGATGCGTCTGGACGCGGCCCAAACCGCCAGCGCGCTGCCCTTTGACCGGCTGGCCGACGCCCTGGCCGAGGTCTTGATCCTCAAGCGGCGGGGCGGGGTTTCCGCCCCGCCCCGGCTGCACATGCCCCTGCCCGGCGGCGTGCTTTTGGTCATGCCCGCCACGGACCACCAACTGCTCATGGTCAAACGCATCACCGTGCATTCCGGCAATCCCGGCCGGGGCCTGCCCGCCATCCAGGGCGAGGTCACGGTGTCCGACGCGGCCACGGGAAAACCCCTTTTCGAACTGCATGGCCCCACGGTGACCGCCCGGCGCACGGCGGCCCTGAGCCTTCTGGCGGCGCGCCTTCTGGCCAAAAGTCCGACCGGGCCGCTGGTGGTCGTGGGGGCGGGGGTGCAGGCCCGGACGCACGCCCTGGCCTTTCATGAGGGCCTGGGGGTGAAGGCCTGTGCCGTGTCCTCGCGCACGGCGGCCAAGGCCGAAGCCCTGGCCCAATCCTTGCGGCAGGCGGGTCTGGACGCCAAGGCCGTGGACGCCCAAGAGCTCTCCGGGATGCTGTCCGAATCGTCTCTCGTGGTCACGGCCACCACGGCCACGGACCCGGTCATTCCGGACAGGGTTGCAGACGACGCCTTCCTGGCCGCCGTGGGATCATTTTCCCCCCGGGCGGCCGAGATTCCGGCCGGTCTGGTTCGTCGGTCGCAGGTCTACGTGGACGATCTGAAGGCGGCGCAGGAGGAGGCGGGCGATCTCATCCGGGCCGGGGTGGACTTCGGGCGCATCACGCCCTTGGAGGATGTGGCGGACGGCGCGGCCCAAGGCCCGGACTCGGGCAAAGGACCGGTGCTATTTAAAAGCGTGGGGCACGCCCTGTTCGATCTGGCCGCCGCCCGGCTGGCCATGTGCTCTCTGTCGGCGGCTTCGCCCGCATCCTGA
- a CDS encoding DHA2 family efflux MFS transporter permease subunit translates to MPENASSVPEPAIGSSVALSMLGVNMMVLMATLDMSIVNVSLPTLAASLGVDFATIQWVILSYVVAIACLLLLISRLGDMMGKKRIFATGLIIFTASSLLCGLAPGAHWLIAFRALQGVGAAMSQALGIAIVTEIAPPGTRGRAIGFVGATVSMGLALGPSVGGILIDLAGWRWIFLVNVPIGLLAMRIVAKYMPALPPSQARQRFDVPGAVVAAVTLGCYCLGMTLGQKTGFDQTGALSLLGLSVIGFAGFLMVERRTAQPMIDLSLFRNLRFSLNLLMSVLVFISLSGGFIVPFFLQMAQGRSPREVGLIMMVLPVCMGVFAMLSGSLSDRFGSRGLSILGLATVGIGYLAMTGLTQDAPWWEFVLRNCPVGIGIGLFQVPNNSAIMGAVPRERLGVASGLLNYTRVFGQSTGMPLTGAIFTASVAGMTAMPTRADMTHVPPGQLVAAFCHTNAVLFFLAMAALALGIVVWRLDRTAKPQAASSKNTGAA, encoded by the coding sequence ATGCCAGAAAACGCCTCATCCGTCCCGGAACCCGCCATCGGCTCCTCCGTGGCCCTGTCCATGCTCGGGGTGAACATGATGGTGCTCATGGCCACCCTGGACATGAGCATCGTCAACGTGTCGCTTCCCACCCTGGCTGCAAGCCTCGGGGTGGATTTCGCCACCATCCAGTGGGTGATCCTAAGCTACGTGGTGGCCATCGCCTGCTTGCTGCTGCTCATCTCCCGGCTCGGGGACATGATGGGCAAAAAGCGCATCTTCGCAACCGGCCTGATCATCTTCACCGCCTCCTCGCTTTTATGCGGGCTGGCCCCGGGCGCCCATTGGCTGATCGCCTTCCGGGCCCTGCAAGGCGTGGGCGCGGCCATGAGCCAGGCCCTGGGCATCGCCATCGTCACCGAGATCGCCCCGCCCGGCACACGCGGCCGGGCCATCGGCTTTGTGGGGGCCACGGTGTCCATGGGACTGGCCCTGGGGCCGTCGGTGGGGGGAATCCTCATCGATCTGGCCGGATGGCGCTGGATCTTTCTGGTCAACGTGCCCATCGGGCTTTTGGCCATGCGCATTGTGGCCAAATACATGCCCGCCCTGCCCCCCTCCCAGGCCAGGCAACGCTTCGACGTGCCCGGCGCGGTCGTCGCCGCCGTGACGCTGGGCTGTTACTGTCTGGGAATGACCCTGGGCCAGAAGACGGGCTTCGACCAGACAGGCGCCCTGTCCCTGCTGGGTCTCTCCGTGATCGGATTTGCGGGATTTCTTATGGTGGAGCGGCGCACGGCCCAGCCCATGATCGATTTGTCCCTGTTCCGCAATCTGCGCTTTTCCCTGAACCTGCTCATGTCGGTTCTGGTGTTCATCTCCCTGTCCGGCGGGTTCATCGTGCCTTTTTTCCTGCAGATGGCCCAGGGGCGTTCCCCCCGGGAGGTCGGGCTGATCATGATGGTCCTGCCCGTGTGCATGGGGGTGTTCGCCATGCTGTCCGGCTCCCTCTCCGACCGCTTCGGGTCGCGGGGATTGAGCATCCTGGGACTGGCCACGGTGGGCATCGGCTATCTGGCCATGACCGGGCTGACCCAGGACGCCCCCTGGTGGGAATTCGTCCTGCGCAACTGTCCCGTGGGCATCGGCATCGGGCTGTTCCAGGTTCCCAACAACAGCGCCATCATGGGGGCCGTGCCGCGTGAGCGGCTGGGCGTGGCCTCGGGGCTGCTCAACTATACCCGGGTGTTCGGCCAGTCCACGGGCATGCCCCTGACCGGGGCCATATTCACCGCCTCGGTGGCGGGCATGACGGCCATGCCCACGCGGGCGGACATGACCCATGTGCCTCCCGGCCAATTGGTGGCCGCCTTTTGCCATACCAACGCGGTCCTGTTTTTCCTGGCCATGGCGGCGCTGGCCTTGGGGATCGTGGTTTGGCGGCTGGACCGCACGGCCAAGCCGCAGGCCGCCTCCTCAAAAAACACAGGGGCGGCCTGA
- a CDS encoding OsmC family protein: protein MVIDVRFPGGKKVLADFGDVAIATDQPVKSGGEGSAPQPSQMFFGAVAACSGYYALAFCQNRSIDTTGLGLSVRCQPDERTKLVGTVEMELTLPVGFPEKYREAIVRAVEACWVKKHFEHPPLFSVRTR from the coding sequence ATGGTGATTGACGTTCGGTTCCCCGGTGGAAAAAAGGTGCTGGCGGACTTCGGCGATGTGGCCATCGCGACGGACCAGCCGGTCAAAAGCGGCGGAGAGGGGAGCGCCCCCCAGCCGTCACAGATGTTTTTCGGGGCCGTGGCCGCCTGCTCCGGCTATTATGCCCTGGCCTTTTGCCAAAATCGGTCCATCGACACCACCGGACTCGGTCTGTCGGTGCGCTGCCAGCCCGACGAGCGCACCAAGCTCGTGGGCACGGTGGAGATGGAGCTGACCCTGCCCGTGGGATTCCCGGAAAAATACCGCGAGGCCATTGTCCGGGCCGTGGAGGCCTGCTGGGTGAAAAAACACTTCGAGCATCCGCCCCTTTTTTCCGTGCGTACCCGTTGA
- a CDS encoding methyl-accepting chemotaxis protein, whose translation MFKNLKLAGKIGLGFSLVLAIAMAVGAVSIVSMSGVRTQNHVLAQTNVPEWSLSGIIERHQRQAGYYNLGYSLNLQPEWLEKGRKEMAMARAAMQKGLSGLKDTSGSGDADSFGKVLREISGSMDAYEVSVEKTQQSVERTKAAREALIKAAQSFSESIGAYLKEQQSAMLRQITANDSAGELKIRQDRIERGMAILMAGEDIRADAWEAQATSNSTALEACGIQTGKVIQLTDELRQVTRQEANLKQLATVTAAAEVFRKAVGDILAEQKAVAPLIQERIVTYSGVLDRASDRAALAEKSTTAMASEALASLDAAISTTSIGLGAALLLGILVTVVITRAITGPVQKGVTFAQAMAEGDFTTNLAIEQKDEIGVLARALNDMVEKLREVVADVQSATENVASGSEELSASAQHLSQGASEQAAGVEEISSSMQEMTANVRQNMDSAQKTRQIALKAASDAEQGGEAVNKAVMAMKNIAEKISIIQEIARQTNLLALNAAIEAARAGEHGKGFAVVAAEVRKLAERSGAAAAEIGELSGTSVAVAEEVGVMFSRLIPDIKRTAGLVEEIAASGVEQNAGAEQISKAVSQLDQVVQQNASASEEMASTSEELAGQSEQLQATIAFFRVSRGHPTGRTSKSIAGSSAGSGARPAVTSGQTYERL comes from the coding sequence ATGTTCAAGAATTTGAAGTTAGCCGGCAAGATCGGCCTGGGATTTTCCCTGGTCCTGGCCATTGCCATGGCCGTGGGCGCTGTATCCATTGTCTCCATGAGCGGCGTCCGGACCCAGAACCATGTTCTGGCCCAGACCAATGTTCCCGAGTGGTCGCTGTCCGGGATCATCGAACGCCATCAACGTCAGGCCGGGTATTACAACCTGGGTTATAGCTTGAATCTCCAGCCGGAATGGCTGGAAAAAGGCCGCAAGGAAATGGCCATGGCCCGTGCGGCCATGCAAAAGGGCCTCTCCGGACTCAAGGACACGTCTGGTTCCGGAGATGCCGACTCTTTTGGAAAGGTGTTGCGGGAGATTTCCGGATCCATGGACGCCTATGAGGTCTCCGTCGAGAAGACGCAGCAGAGCGTGGAGCGCACCAAGGCCGCCCGGGAAGCCCTGATCAAGGCGGCGCAGAGCTTTTCCGAGAGCATCGGGGCCTACCTGAAAGAGCAGCAAAGCGCCATGCTTCGCCAGATCACGGCCAACGATTCAGCGGGGGAACTCAAAATCCGCCAGGACCGCATCGAACGTGGAATGGCTATCCTCATGGCCGGCGAGGACATCCGGGCTGACGCCTGGGAGGCCCAGGCCACAAGCAACAGCACCGCCCTGGAGGCCTGCGGCATCCAGACGGGCAAGGTCATCCAGCTTACGGACGAACTGCGGCAAGTCACCCGGCAGGAAGCAAACCTGAAGCAACTGGCGACGGTGACGGCGGCGGCCGAGGTCTTCCGCAAGGCCGTGGGAGACATCCTCGCCGAGCAAAAGGCCGTGGCCCCGCTTATCCAGGAACGCATCGTCACCTATTCCGGGGTGCTGGACCGGGCATCCGACCGGGCCGCCCTGGCTGAAAAAAGCACCACGGCCATGGCCTCCGAGGCCCTGGCGTCCCTGGATGCGGCCATCTCCACGACCTCCATCGGGCTGGGGGCGGCCCTGCTCCTGGGCATCCTGGTGACCGTGGTCATCACCCGGGCCATCACCGGGCCGGTGCAAAAAGGGGTGACCTTCGCCCAGGCCATGGCCGAGGGCGATTTCACCACCAACCTGGCCATCGAGCAGAAGGACGAAATCGGGGTGCTGGCCAGAGCCCTGAACGACATGGTGGAAAAACTGCGCGAGGTGGTGGCCGACGTGCAATCGGCCACGGAAAACGTGGCCTCGGGCAGCGAGGAGTTGTCGGCCTCGGCCCAGCATCTCTCCCAGGGGGCCAGCGAACAGGCCGCCGGGGTGGAGGAAATCTCGTCCTCCATGCAAGAGATGACAGCCAACGTGCGCCAGAACATGGACAGCGCCCAAAAGACCCGTCAGATCGCGCTCAAGGCCGCCTCCGACGCCGAACAGGGGGGCGAGGCCGTGAACAAGGCCGTGATGGCCATGAAAAACATTGCTGAAAAAATTTCCATCATCCAGGAAATCGCCCGCCAGACCAACCTGTTGGCCCTGAATGCCGCCATCGAGGCCGCCCGGGCCGGGGAACACGGCAAGGGGTTCGCCGTGGTGGCCGCCGAGGTCCGAAAACTTGCCGAACGCAGCGGCGCGGCCGCAGCCGAGATCGGGGAATTGTCCGGAACAAGCGTGGCTGTGGCCGAAGAGGTCGGAGTCATGTTCTCCCGGCTCATCCCGGACATCAAACGGACGGCCGGGCTGGTGGAGGAGATCGCCGCCTCAGGGGTCGAGCAGAACGCCGGGGCGGAACAGATCAGCAAGGCCGTCAGCCAGCTTGACCAGGTGGTGCAGCAAAACGCCTCGGCCAGCGAGGAAATGGCCTCCACCTCGGAGGAACTGGCCGGTCAGTCCGAGCAGCTCCAGGCCACCATTGCCTTTTTCCGGGTCAGCCGGGGCCACCCCACGGGCCGGACCTCCAAGTCCATCGCCGGATCATCCGCCGGTTCCGGCGCCCGCCCGGCAGTGACATCGGGCCAAACGTACGAGCGGCTGTAA
- a CDS encoding putative 2-aminoethylphosphonate ABC transporter substrate-binding protein, which translates to MQRRTHALAGMILGFAVALTLVVSGLARAGEILVYTALEDDEYPGYLELFKKDHPDITVKVVRDSTGIVTAKLLAEKDNPQADVVWGTAATSLLVCDQNGMLEGYAPKNLDKVASQFRDAANPPHWVGIKAWETGFCVNTVESEKQKLPIPASMADLVKPEYKGKIVMPNPASSGTGFLTVSAVLQTMGEEKGWQFLDKLHDNIAQYTHSGSKPCKMAGAGEFPIGISFGYRGIIQKQKGEPVQTVFPADGCGWDVEANALVKKAAIKPEAKVFLDWALGADVMKMYAKVYPLTAYPTGVAIPEGYPADPFKILVKNDFQWAAKNRERILAEWTKRYGSKSEAK; encoded by the coding sequence ATGCAACGCCGCACGCACGCACTGGCAGGAATGATCCTGGGGTTTGCCGTGGCCCTGACCCTGGTGGTTTCAGGCCTGGCCCGGGCCGGGGAAATCCTGGTCTACACCGCCTTGGAGGACGACGAATATCCCGGCTATCTGGAACTCTTCAAAAAGGACCACCCGGACATCACGGTCAAGGTGGTGCGCGACTCCACGGGCATCGTCACGGCCAAGCTTCTGGCCGAGAAGGACAACCCCCAGGCCGACGTGGTCTGGGGAACGGCGGCCACCAGCCTTCTGGTGTGCGACCAAAACGGCATGCTGGAAGGCTACGCCCCGAAAAATCTGGACAAAGTGGCCAGTCAGTTCCGCGATGCGGCCAATCCGCCCCATTGGGTGGGAATCAAGGCCTGGGAAACCGGTTTTTGCGTGAACACCGTGGAGTCTGAAAAGCAGAAGCTGCCCATCCCGGCTTCCATGGCCGATCTGGTCAAGCCCGAATACAAGGGCAAGATCGTCATGCCCAACCCGGCCTCCTCGGGGACCGGCTTTTTGACCGTCTCGGCCGTGCTCCAGACCATGGGCGAAGAAAAGGGCTGGCAATTCCTGGACAAACTGCACGACAACATCGCCCAGTACACCCATTCCGGATCCAAGCCCTGCAAGATGGCCGGGGCCGGGGAATTCCCCATCGGCATCTCGTTCGGCTACCGGGGAATCATCCAGAAGCAGAAGGGTGAGCCCGTGCAGACCGTGTTCCCCGCCGACGGCTGCGGCTGGGACGTGGAGGCCAACGCCCTGGTCAAGAAGGCGGCCATCAAGCCCGAGGCCAAGGTCTTTTTGGACTGGGCGCTGGGGGCCGACGTCATGAAGATGTACGCCAAGGTCTACCCTCTGACCGCCTATCCCACGGGTGTGGCCATCCCCGAGGGCTATCCGGCCGATCCCTTCAAGATCCTGGTGAAAAACGACTTCCAGTGGGCGGCCAAGAACCGTGAACGCATCCTGGCCGAGTGGACCAAGCGCTACGGCAGCAAAAGCGAAGCCAAATAG
- a CDS encoding ABC transporter ATP-binding protein — MPQRAPGKNEPYLLVENVTKRFGNFYALREVGLAASAGEFVCILGPSGCGKTTMLRVVAGLESHEAGRVVLAGRDVTGLPVSRRNVGIVFQSYALFPNLTAAENVGYGLKSRNAARGARHDRVKELLRLVGLTGLGEVYPARLSGGQQQRVALARAMALSPKLLLLDEPLSALDAKVRIMLRGEIRALQRRLGVTTVMVTHDQEEALTMADRILVMHEGMVVQDGSPRDIYDAPATPFVASFIGSMNFIGGGKRHPDGTVFLGNRSIRGANGPRIARGAGDAGEVTLAIRPEDVTLAPRLETGPDLWPGKTRHLEFRGGVYRVGLSLFVGGGERGMIADVSAETVRRMELREDMGLSVGLCPDRMHVYRQETHVAEGA; from the coding sequence ATGCCCCAGCGTGCCCCAGGCAAAAACGAGCCGTATCTGTTGGTGGAGAACGTCACCAAACGTTTCGGGAATTTTTACGCCCTGCGCGAGGTGGGCCTGGCGGCCTCGGCCGGGGAATTCGTGTGCATCCTGGGGCCAAGCGGCTGCGGCAAGACCACCATGCTGCGGGTGGTGGCCGGGCTGGAATCCCATGAGGCCGGGCGGGTGGTCCTGGCCGGGCGCGACGTCACCGGATTGCCCGTGTCCCGTCGCAATGTGGGCATCGTGTTCCAGTCCTACGCCCTTTTTCCCAACCTGACCGCCGCCGAGAACGTGGGTTATGGCCTGAAAAGCCGCAACGCCGCCAGGGGGGCCCGGCACGACCGGGTCAAGGAGTTGTTGCGGCTGGTAGGGCTGACGGGGCTTGGCGAGGTCTATCCAGCCAGACTCTCGGGAGGCCAGCAGCAGCGGGTGGCCCTGGCCCGGGCTATGGCCCTGTCCCCCAAGCTGCTTCTCCTGGACGAGCCCCTGTCCGCCCTGGACGCCAAGGTCCGCATCATGCTGCGCGGCGAGATACGCGCCTTGCAGCGGCGTCTGGGGGTGACCACGGTGATGGTCACCCACGACCAGGAGGAGGCCCTGACCATGGCCGACCGCATCCTGGTCATGCACGAGGGCATGGTAGTCCAGGACGGTTCGCCCCGGGACATCTACGACGCCCCGGCCACCCCCTTTGTGGCCTCGTTTATCGGGTCCATGAATTTCATCGGCGGCGGCAAGCGCCATCCCGACGGCACCGTGTTCCTGGGCAACCGCTCCATCAGGGGGGCAAACGGCCCGAGGATCGCCCGGGGGGCAGGGGATGCGGGAGAGGTGACCCTGGCCATCCGGCCGGAGGATGTGACCCTGGCCCCACGCCTGGAAACCGGGCCGGATCTGTGGCCGGGCAAGACCCGTCATCTGGAATTTCGCGGCGGGGTCTACCGGGTGGGGCTGAGCCTGTTCGTGGGCGGCGGAGAGCGCGGGATGATCGCCGATGTCTCGGCCGAAACCGTGCGCCGGATGGAGCTGCGCGAGGACATGGGGCTCTCGGTGGGGCTGTGCCCGGATCGCATGCACGTCTATCGCCAGGAAACCCACGTTGCGGAGGGGGCATGA
- a CDS encoding putative 2-aminoethylphosphonate ABC transporter permease subunit — protein sequence MSPRMATLRRACTDFDVMRALRAGLLLLLCLWLTVAVLFPLATLAVKSLTTPDGTFAGLDNFIRYFKTPALAVSFGNSLFVSAATTLAAVSLGFAYAYALTRTAIPAKGFFLTVAMMPIFAPTLLNGIVLVYLFGKKGLVTTGFFGLLPFTLDIGLYGAVGIILAEVLFVFPQAVLILTMALSMTDARLYEAAHSLGASPGRVFFTVTLPGVRYGLVSACFVGFILSFTDFGAPKVVGGFFNVLATDIYKQVIGQQNFVMGATVSMILLFPTVLAFLADRVSRRRQSSMIGARSVPLVPRPDPVRDRPFFLFCLLVALAVISFFLVAVFASLIKVWPYDLSLTLAHYDFSGMGGGGYRAFFNSLKMSAISAMAGTIATFSAAYLIEKSPGMRPIRQAASFLCIVPLALPGLVIGLSYIFFFNAPAFDLFGLHIPNPANALYATMGILVLSNVVHFFTVGYLTAATALGQLDREFESVSESMGVPFYRTFLRVTAPVCLPAILEIGLYFFVNSMATVSAVIFLYSADIPLAAVAVANMDDAGDIAPACAMSVLIVGANVAVRILYGLATKRLRRRTQTWAGKE from the coding sequence ATGAGCCCCCGGATGGCGACGCTGCGGCGGGCATGTACGGACTTCGACGTTATGCGGGCGCTTCGGGCCGGGCTGTTGCTCCTTTTATGCCTGTGGCTGACCGTGGCCGTGCTGTTTCCCCTGGCCACCCTGGCGGTGAAAAGCCTCACCACCCCGGACGGGACGTTTGCCGGGCTCGACAATTTCATCCGCTATTTCAAAACCCCTGCGTTGGCCGTTTCCTTCGGCAACAGCCTGTTCGTGTCTGCGGCCACCACCCTGGCGGCCGTGAGCCTGGGGTTCGCCTATGCCTACGCCCTGACCCGCACGGCCATCCCGGCCAAGGGATTTTTCCTCACCGTGGCCATGATGCCGATTTTCGCCCCGACGCTGTTAAACGGCATCGTCCTGGTCTACCTGTTCGGGAAAAAGGGGCTCGTCACCACCGGCTTTTTCGGGCTTTTGCCGTTCACCCTGGACATCGGCCTGTACGGGGCCGTGGGCATCATCCTGGCCGAGGTGCTTTTCGTCTTTCCCCAGGCCGTACTCATCCTGACCATGGCCCTTTCCATGACCGACGCCAGGCTCTATGAGGCCGCCCATTCCCTCGGGGCCTCGCCCGGCCGGGTGTTTTTCACCGTGACCCTGCCCGGGGTGCGCTACGGGCTGGTGAGCGCCTGTTTCGTGGGGTTCATCCTGAGTTTTACGGACTTCGGCGCTCCCAAGGTGGTGGGGGGCTTTTTCAACGTCCTGGCCACGGACATCTACAAGCAGGTCATCGGGCAGCAGAATTTCGTCATGGGGGCCACGGTCAGCATGATCCTGCTGTTCCCGACCGTTTTGGCCTTTCTGGCCGACCGGGTGAGCCGCCGCAGGCAGTCGTCCATGATCGGGGCCCGCAGCGTGCCCCTGGTTCCCCGACCCGATCCCGTTCGCGACCGGCCTTTTTTCCTTTTCTGCCTGCTGGTGGCCCTGGCCGTGATCTCCTTTTTCCTGGTGGCGGTGTTTGCCTCCCTGATCAAGGTCTGGCCCTACGACTTAAGCCTGACCCTGGCCCACTACGACTTTTCCGGCATGGGCGGCGGGGGCTACCGGGCCTTTTTCAACAGCCTGAAGATGTCCGCCATTTCGGCCATGGCAGGCACGATTGCGACCTTTTCCGCCGCCTATCTCATCGAGAAATCCCCGGGCATGCGTCCCATCCGACAAGCCGCCTCCTTTTTGTGCATCGTGCCCCTGGCCCTGCCCGGGCTGGTCATCGGCCTGTCCTACATCTTTTTTTTCAACGCCCCGGCCTTCGACCTCTTTGGCCTGCACATCCCCAACCCGGCAAACGCCCTGTACGCCACCATGGGCATCCTGGTGTTGTCCAATGTGGTGCACTTTTTCACCGTGGGCTATCTCACGGCCGCTACGGCCCTGGGGCAGCTCGACCGGGAATTCGAGTCCGTGTCCGAGTCCATGGGCGTGCCGTTTTACCGCACCTTCCTGCGGGTCACCGCCCCCGTATGCCTGCCCGCCATCCTGGAAATCGGGCTGTATTTCTTCGTCAACTCCATGGCCACGGTCTCGGCGGTCATCTTTCTCTATTCGGCGGACATCCCCCTGGCCGCCGTGGCCGTGGCCAACATGGACGACGCCGGGGACATCGCCCCGGCCTGCGCCATGTCCGTATTGATCGTGGGGGCCAACGTGGCCGTGCGCATCCTGTACGGGCTGGCGACCAAAAGGTTGCGGCGGCGCACCCAGACATGGGCCGGGAAGGAATAA
- a CDS encoding methyl-accepting chemotaxis protein → MKISIFWKLVGMICMTIVLLSGSIFFTVNYFVVEGFDKEASGTIQKFQKSVEHEVEDLRQFLQTDGALLAENPAVAKAMAEGDGAFLKKAAKELMDRSMVEFVTISDKDGRVLARGHSDKAGDSILNQTNVKKALQGQASVGVEPGTAVKFSLRAGCPVRYEGKIVGVITPGIDLGSHSFVDSIKKRIGVECTIFEKDTRLSTTIIRDGKRAVGTKMDNPKVIETVLQKSQPFISRNIILGRDYDTAYWPLVDADGKTEGMYFIGADRALIESVESEIVTAVLTVTGVVALIMIAAGIFFARSLSRPLGRATSFAVSVSDGNLNETLEVANQDEIGTLAAALRKMLDNLKAKILESEQKTKQAEALAVKSQKATEEATEAKKQAEVAKRDGMLQAASQIDVVVERLTTASEELSAQVEQAGRGAELQRARAGETATAMEEMNATVLEVAKNAGQASESSDAARQMAENGSSVVQQVIGAISQVQTQATTLKGNMGSLGKQAEEISKIMNVIEDIADQTNLLALNAAIEAARAGEAGRGFAVVADEVRKLAEKTMNATQEVSQAITAIQAGARTNIQNTDDASKAVENATVLAGKSGDALTEIVRLVDSAADQVRSIATAAEQQSSASEEINRSIEEINRISSETSQVMGESARAIQELSMQARELQELVEDLKTQE, encoded by the coding sequence ATGAAAATCTCCATCTTCTGGAAGCTGGTGGGCATGATCTGTATGACCATCGTGTTGCTCTCCGGGTCCATCTTTTTCACCGTGAACTACTTTGTCGTCGAAGGTTTTGACAAGGAAGCCTCCGGGACCATCCAGAAATTCCAGAAAAGCGTGGAACATGAGGTGGAGGATCTGCGGCAGTTTCTCCAGACAGACGGCGCTTTGCTGGCTGAAAACCCCGCCGTGGCCAAGGCTATGGCCGAAGGGGACGGGGCCTTCCTGAAAAAGGCCGCCAAGGAGCTCATGGACCGCAGCATGGTCGAATTCGTGACCATTTCGGACAAGGACGGCAGGGTGCTGGCCAGGGGACACTCAGACAAGGCCGGTGACAGCATCCTGAATCAAACCAACGTGAAAAAGGCTCTCCAGGGGCAGGCCAGCGTGGGCGTGGAACCCGGCACGGCGGTGAAGTTCTCCCTGCGGGCGGGATGTCCGGTGCGCTACGAGGGCAAGATCGTCGGGGTCATCACCCCGGGCATCGATCTGGGCTCCCACAGTTTCGTGGACAGCATCAAAAAACGCATCGGCGTGGAATGCACCATCTTCGAGAAAGACACCCGCCTGTCCACAACCATCATCCGCGACGGGAAACGGGCCGTGGGCACCAAGATGGACAACCCCAAGGTCATCGAGACCGTGCTCCAGAAATCCCAGCCCTTCATTTCCCGCAATATCATTTTGGGCCGGGACTACGATACGGCCTATTGGCCCCTGGTGGATGCCGACGGCAAGACCGAGGGCATGTATTTCATCGGCGCGGATCGGGCGCTCATCGAATCCGTTGAATCGGAAATCGTCACGGCGGTGTTGACCGTGACCGGCGTGGTGGCCCTGATCATGATTGCGGCCGGGATTTTCTTCGCCCGGTCCCTGTCGCGGCCCCTGGGGCGGGCCACGTCGTTTGCGGTGTCCGTGTCCGACGGCAACCTGAACGAAACCCTGGAGGTCGCCAACCAGGACGAGATCGGCACCCTGGCCGCCGCCCTGCGCAAGATGCTGGACAATCTCAAGGCCAAGATCCTCGAATCCGAACAAAAGACCAAACAAGCCGAGGCCCTGGCCGTCAAGAGCCAAAAGGCCACCGAAGAGGCTACCGAGGCCAAAAAACAAGCCGAGGTGGCCAAGCGCGACGGCATGCTCCAGGCCGCCTCCCAGATCGACGTGGTGGTGGAACGCCTGACCACGGCCTCGGAAGAGCTTTCGGCCCAGGTGGAACAGGCCGGACGCGGGGCGGAACTGCAACGGGCGCGGGCCGGGGAAACGGCCACGGCCATGGAAGAGATGAACGCCACGGTTCTTGAGGTGGCCAAAAACGCCGGACAGGCCTCGGAGAGTTCCGACGCGGCCCGGCAGATGGCCGAAAACGGTTCCTCGGTGGTGCAGCAGGTCATCGGGGCCATCTCCCAGGTGCAGACCCAGGCCACCACCCTCAAGGGGAACATGGGCAGCCTCGGCAAACAGGCCGAGGAAATCAGCAAAATCATGAACGTCATCGAGGACATCGCCGACCAGACCAACCTTTTGGCCTTAAACGCCGCCATCGAGGCCGCCCGGGCCGGAGAGGCCGGGCGCGGCTTCGCCGTGGTGGCCGACGAGGTGCGCAAGCTGGCCGAAAAGACCATGAACGCCACCCAGGAAGTCAGCCAGGCCATCACCGCCATCCAGGCCGGGGCCAGGACGAACATCCAGAATACCGACGACGCCTCCAAGGCCGTGGAGAACGCCACGGTCCTGGCCGGGAAATCCGGCGACGCCTTAACCGAGATCGTCCGTCTTGTGGACTCCGCCGCCGACCAGGTGCGCTCCATCGCCACGGCGGCCGAACAGCAGTCTTCGGCCAGCGAGGAAATCAACCGCAGCATTGAGGAGATCAACCGCATCTCCTCGGAAACCAGCCAGGTCATGGGGGAATCCGCCCGGGCCATCCAGGAATTGTCCATGCAGGCCCGGGAACTTCAAGAATTGGTCGAGGATCTCAAAACCCAGGAATGA